In Agrobacterium vitis, one genomic interval encodes:
- a CDS encoding aldehyde dehydrogenase family protein, whose amino-acid sequence MASGTPTPFAASLLIGGKSIDAQGDRIFTRANPLTSHIVTVAAAASLADAENAALAAAAAFPGWSASPCAMRQTILEQAAILLIEATEVFTRTMMAETGATRDWCRFNITYGAKIFQDAAAMAVHVPGSICPDDLIVGTSFSLRQPAGVCLAISPWNAPILLAVRSIALALACGNCVILKSSELAPATQRLLGDLLQQAGLPDGVLNIISNAPADAAAIVETLIAHPVVRRVNFTGSTRVGRIVSQVAARHLKRCLLELGGKAPLIVLDDADLEQAARAAAFGAFFNQGQICMSTERIILVDAIADDFLSLFVSKAKTVKAGDPALGLTPLGSLISVESGRRIAGMIDDAVARGAHVLAGGRVHDTLMDATVVDHVLPGMRLYREESFGPVVSIIRVTDADEAVTAANDCDYGLSGAVFCRDLHRALDVARRVETGILHINCATVADDPSMPFGGVKASGYGRFGGEAALDEFTELRWVSLASGPADYPI is encoded by the coding sequence ATGGCAAGTGGCACTCCCACGCCTTTTGCAGCCTCCCTGCTGATCGGAGGAAAGTCCATCGACGCGCAAGGAGACAGGATCTTTACAAGAGCCAATCCCCTGACCTCGCACATCGTCACTGTCGCTGCCGCCGCAAGTCTTGCGGATGCCGAAAACGCAGCACTTGCTGCTGCTGCTGCCTTCCCAGGCTGGTCAGCATCGCCTTGCGCCATGCGCCAGACTATTCTGGAACAGGCAGCCATCCTCCTGATCGAAGCGACCGAGGTTTTCACCCGGACAATGATGGCCGAAACGGGGGCCACCCGTGATTGGTGCCGATTCAACATCACCTATGGGGCAAAGATCTTCCAGGACGCCGCTGCCATGGCCGTGCATGTGCCGGGATCGATTTGCCCGGATGATTTGATCGTTGGAACGTCCTTTTCATTGCGCCAACCGGCTGGCGTCTGCCTTGCCATCTCGCCTTGGAACGCACCAATCCTGCTTGCTGTCCGTTCGATTGCCTTGGCACTGGCCTGCGGAAATTGCGTGATATTGAAAAGCTCGGAATTGGCGCCCGCCACGCAGCGGTTGCTGGGCGATCTGCTTCAGCAAGCCGGTCTGCCCGATGGCGTTTTGAATATCATTTCCAATGCGCCTGCCGATGCAGCGGCGATTGTCGAAACCCTGATTGCCCATCCCGTTGTTCGCCGGGTCAATTTCACCGGCTCGACCCGGGTCGGCAGGATTGTTTCGCAAGTCGCCGCCCGCCATTTAAAACGCTGCCTGTTGGAACTTGGCGGCAAAGCGCCGCTGATCGTGCTCGATGATGCCGACCTCGAACAGGCCGCCCGCGCCGCAGCGTTTGGGGCTTTTTTCAATCAGGGACAGATCTGCATGTCCACCGAGCGGATCATTCTGGTCGATGCCATCGCCGATGATTTTCTGTCGCTGTTCGTCAGCAAAGCGAAAACGGTCAAGGCCGGTGATCCGGCACTTGGCCTGACACCGCTCGGTTCATTGATCTCGGTAGAATCCGGCCGGAGAATTGCCGGCATGATCGATGATGCCGTTGCCAGGGGCGCGCATGTTCTGGCAGGCGGACGCGTTCACGACACGTTGATGGATGCGACTGTTGTCGATCATGTCCTGCCCGGCATGCGGCTCTATCGTGAAGAAAGTTTCGGACCGGTCGTGTCGATTATTCGCGTCACAGACGCCGACGAGGCCGTGACCGCTGCCAATGATTGCGATTACGGCTTATCCGGCGCAGTATTCTGCCGCGACCTGCACCGCGCCCTCGACGTCGCACGGCGGGTGGAAACCGGCATTCTCCATATCAACTGCGCTACCGTGGCCGACGATCCGTCCATGCCGTTTGGAGGCGTAAAGGCCTCTGGCTATGGCCGGTTTGGAGGCGAGGCGGCACTGGACGAATTTACCGAATTGCGGTGGGTGAGCCTTGCCTCAGGCCCGGCGGATTATCCGATCTGA
- a CDS encoding aldehyde dehydrogenase has product MHEIQQIIGGKKVGALSGKTFDRIDPFNGEIASRAPASGLDDVKAAITAAQAAFPAWSRTGPGERRALLLKAADIMASKAADFTALMITETGATGPWAGFNTMLAAGVLREAASMTSQIQGEVIPSDKPGTLSMAVRQAAGVCLGIAPWNAPIILGTRAIAMAIACGNSVILKASEACPGVHVLIGQVLVEAGLPDGVINVITNAPEDAAQVVEALVSAPEVRRVNFTGSTKVGRIIGELCGRHLKPALLELGGKAPFLVLEDADIDAAVNAAVFGCYMNMGQICMSTERLIVHEKVADEFVEKLAARAASLPAGDPRGHVVLGSLVNPQAAVKMQEFIDDAVGKGATLAAGGKVTGSVVEATLLDHVKAGMRSFDEESFGPVKPVIRVKDEEEAIRIANDSEYGLSSAIFSRDIQRALAIAARIEAGICHINGPTLADEAQMPFGGVKNSGYGRFGGKAAINEFTDLRWITIEDPNQHYPF; this is encoded by the coding sequence ATGCACGAAATTCAGCAAATCATTGGTGGCAAGAAAGTCGGAGCCTTGTCGGGCAAGACCTTCGACCGGATCGATCCATTCAATGGCGAGATTGCTTCCCGCGCCCCGGCCTCCGGCCTGGACGATGTCAAGGCAGCGATTACCGCAGCCCAGGCGGCCTTTCCCGCCTGGTCACGCACCGGCCCCGGCGAAAGGCGGGCACTGCTGCTGAAAGCCGCCGACATCATGGCCTCAAAAGCGGCAGACTTCACCGCGCTGATGATCACGGAGACGGGTGCAACCGGTCCCTGGGCCGGTTTCAATACCATGCTTGCCGCTGGTGTGCTGCGGGAAGCCGCCAGCATGACCAGCCAGATCCAGGGCGAAGTCATCCCTTCCGACAAGCCCGGTACATTGTCCATGGCGGTGCGCCAGGCAGCAGGCGTCTGCCTTGGCATTGCGCCCTGGAACGCACCGATCATTCTGGGCACACGCGCCATTGCCATGGCAATTGCCTGCGGCAACAGCGTCATCCTGAAGGCATCCGAAGCCTGCCCCGGCGTCCATGTCCTGATCGGCCAGGTGCTTGTTGAAGCAGGCCTGCCGGATGGCGTCATCAATGTCATCACCAATGCGCCCGAAGATGCTGCCCAGGTGGTGGAGGCGCTGGTCAGCGCACCGGAAGTTCGCCGCGTCAATTTCACCGGTTCCACCAAGGTCGGACGCATTATCGGCGAGTTGTGTGGTCGCCACCTGAAGCCCGCCCTGCTTGAACTGGGTGGAAAAGCACCCTTTCTGGTGCTCGAAGATGCCGATATCGACGCTGCCGTCAATGCGGCGGTGTTTGGCTGCTACATGAACATGGGCCAGATCTGCATGTCCACGGAGCGGTTGATTGTCCATGAAAAGGTTGCCGACGAATTCGTAGAAAAGCTGGCCGCCCGGGCAGCCTCGCTTCCCGCTGGCGATCCGCGCGGCCATGTTGTACTGGGCTCGCTGGTCAATCCTCAGGCCGCCGTCAAAATGCAGGAATTCATCGATGATGCCGTCGGCAAGGGCGCAACCCTCGCCGCTGGCGGCAAGGTCACGGGCAGCGTGGTGGAAGCAACGCTTCTCGACCACGTCAAGGCTGGAATGCGCAGTTTCGATGAGGAAAGCTTCGGCCCGGTCAAGCCGGTCATCCGGGTCAAGGACGAGGAAGAGGCCATCCGCATCGCCAATGACAGCGAATACGGCCTGTCCTCGGCGATTTTCAGCCGCGATATCCAACGCGCCCTGGCGATTGCGGCCCGTATCGAAGCCGGCATTTGCCATATCAATGGCCCAACTCTCGCAGATGAGGCACAAATGCCGTTTGGTGGGGTGAAAAACTCCGGCTACGGACGGTTTGGCGGCAAGGCGGCGATCAACGAATTCACCGACCTGCGCTGGATCACCATCGAAGATCCGAACCAGCATTATCCGTTCTGA
- a CDS encoding helix-turn-helix transcriptional regulator → MVEEYALMRRAWGQSLEPTLSQRIIGIGNHPYRWFTHLVFIRLGTVRLGTGDTAGVLQGPCLLLLPSSELARLRLSAGSCGHVIGAAMDIIGDAIGDYPESQPIRLFIATTTIMTGLLPQQASGLEQHMRGLIDELNRDGQPSHMVVSAYLRLLINWAWRHTMPSGPAASLSSGGAAPILHQFRQLVEADYRHHRPVADYAARLGISTDRLHALCRKHLGRAPIELVHERLAQEGRIRLERSDSSARDISEALGFRDPAHFSHFFKRKTGLSPAAYRRMVRQSSANPGLGTNMDYHDWP, encoded by the coding sequence ATGGTGGAGGAATACGCGCTGATGCGGCGGGCCTGGGGCCAGAGCCTGGAGCCGACGCTTTCACAACGCATCATCGGTATTGGCAACCATCCCTATCGTTGGTTTACCCATCTGGTCTTCATTCGGCTGGGTACGGTCAGGCTTGGTACCGGTGACACTGCGGGCGTGCTGCAGGGCCCGTGCCTGCTGCTGCTACCGTCTTCGGAACTGGCAAGGTTGCGCCTTTCTGCTGGCTCATGCGGCCATGTTATCGGCGCGGCCATGGATATTATCGGCGATGCCATCGGCGATTATCCGGAATCCCAGCCTATTAGACTGTTCATCGCAACGACAACGATCATGACAGGGCTTTTGCCGCAGCAGGCAAGCGGACTGGAACAGCACATGCGGGGCCTCATCGACGAATTGAACCGGGATGGACAACCTTCGCATATGGTGGTGTCAGCCTATCTTCGGCTGCTGATCAATTGGGCCTGGCGCCACACCATGCCTTCCGGACCAGCTGCATCGCTGTCTTCCGGGGGTGCTGCACCAATCCTGCATCAATTCCGTCAATTGGTGGAGGCGGACTACCGGCATCACCGGCCCGTTGCCGATTATGCCGCTCGCCTGGGGATCTCGACCGACCGTTTGCATGCGCTTTGCCGCAAACATCTCGGCCGCGCGCCCATTGAGCTTGTGCATGAGCGGTTGGCGCAGGAGGGCCGTATCCGGCTGGAGCGCTCCGATAGCAGCGCACGCGACATTTCAGAAGCACTCGGGTTTCGGGATCCGGCGCATTTCAGCCATTTTTTCAAACGGAAAACCGGCCTTTCCCCGGCAGCCTACCGGCGCATGGTCCGGCAATCATCGGCAAATCCCGGCCTCGGGACCAATATGGACTATCATGACTGGCCCTGA
- the yjfF gene encoding galactofuranose ABC transporter, permease protein YjfF: MNPRYRPLAATTLIFIVAYTLCVISYPGMFSTRVLGNFLTDNAFLGIAAVGATFVILSGGIDLSVGAVIGLTGVITALLISHVGLDPLVVFLLVLVLSACFGAVMGAVIHFLKVPPFIVTLAGMFLARGIASVLTQDSIPIDHPIYRAISQAYFRLPGGGRLSAIGLLMLAAFLVCGFIAHRTRFGSYVYAIGGNPVSAALMGVPTGPVTIGIYALSAFLSGLAGIVYSLYTSAGYPLAAVGIELDAIAAVVIGGTLLTGGYGFIFGTLIGVMLQGLVQTYIVFEGTLSSWWTKIAIGALLFMFILLQKLVFHAGSGRTRTKKASA; the protein is encoded by the coding sequence ATGAACCCGCGCTATCGGCCCCTTGCTGCCACGACCCTGATTTTCATCGTCGCCTATACCCTCTGCGTGATAAGCTATCCCGGCATGTTTTCAACCCGTGTCCTGGGTAATTTCCTGACGGATAATGCATTTCTGGGCATTGCTGCTGTTGGGGCGACCTTTGTCATCCTGTCGGGCGGCATCGATCTGTCCGTCGGCGCCGTCATTGGCTTGACAGGGGTTATCACCGCCCTGCTGATCAGCCATGTGGGGCTCGATCCGCTTGTGGTCTTTCTGCTGGTGCTGGTACTTTCGGCCTGTTTCGGCGCGGTGATGGGGGCGGTTATCCATTTCCTGAAGGTGCCGCCCTTTATCGTCACCCTGGCGGGGATGTTTCTGGCACGGGGCATCGCCTCGGTTTTGACCCAGGACAGCATCCCTATCGATCATCCGATTTACCGTGCTATTTCGCAGGCCTATTTTCGCCTGCCCGGCGGAGGCCGGTTGAGCGCTATCGGTTTGTTGATGCTGGCGGCGTTTCTGGTCTGCGGCTTTATCGCCCACCGCACCCGGTTCGGCTCTTACGTCTATGCTATCGGCGGCAATCCGGTTTCGGCAGCGCTGATGGGTGTGCCCACCGGGCCGGTGACGATTGGCATCTATGCGCTTTCTGCCTTCCTGTCCGGTCTGGCAGGTATCGTCTATTCGCTTTATACCTCGGCTGGCTATCCACTTGCAGCGGTTGGCATCGAGCTTGACGCCATCGCGGCGGTAGTGATAGGCGGCACATTGCTGACTGGAGGATATGGTTTCATCTTCGGCACCTTGATTGGCGTCATGCTACAAGGGCTGGTGCAGACTTATATTGTTTTTGAAGGCACGCTTTCCAGTTGGTGGACGAAGATTGCCATCGGTGCTTTGCTGTTTATGTTCATTCTGTTGCAGAAGCTGGTATTTCATGCCGGAAGTGGACGGACGAGGACGAAAAAGGCGTCTGCATGA
- a CDS encoding sugar ABC transporter ATP-binding protein: protein MTISQQAVLAAMAITKTFGAHVALHTIDIAFRPGEVHALLGENGAGKSTLIKILTGAYTPDAGTVLVDGAPMSFSTPQQAQAAGIGTVYQEVNLLTNMTVADNLFIGRQPRRFGLVDHRTMEREARRILSGYGLEIDVRAELSTFSVAVQQIIAIARAVELSGKVLILDEPTASLDRSEVLKLFEIVRGLKARGLAIVFITHFLDQVFELCDHATVLRNGKLVGSKPIDTLNRTTLVRMMLGKDLSLHHDAVAGIEAEVGESLMQFTGYGLDGKVQPFTLTIHKGEVIGVAGLLGSGRTEMARLMFGIDSADKGELTLNGASFKIRSPRQAIDLGFGFCPEDRKADGIFGDLSVRENIIIAMQAKLGWLRTLSYDEQMEIAGQFIEALDIRTASAELPIKLLSGGNQQKAILARWLATDPRFLILDEPTRGIDVGAHAEIVRMISRLREDGLALIVISSELDEVVSYSSRIVVMRDRAMVAELHGADIAPDVIVQTIAAQSNTPAQSEGAFS from the coding sequence ATGACGATCAGCCAACAGGCGGTGCTGGCCGCGATGGCCATTACCAAGACATTCGGCGCCCATGTCGCCTTGCACACTATCGATATTGCCTTCCGTCCCGGTGAAGTCCATGCGTTGCTGGGCGAAAATGGCGCGGGCAAATCGACACTGATCAAGATCCTGACCGGAGCTTATACGCCCGATGCCGGGACAGTGCTTGTCGATGGCGCGCCCATGAGTTTTTCCACTCCGCAGCAGGCCCAGGCAGCCGGCATTGGCACCGTCTATCAGGAGGTCAATCTCCTGACGAATATGACGGTGGCCGACAATCTGTTCATTGGGCGCCAGCCGCGCCGTTTCGGTCTGGTCGATCATCGCACCATGGAGCGTGAAGCGCGCCGTATTCTTTCCGGCTACGGTCTGGAGATCGACGTTCGCGCCGAGCTTTCAACTTTCTCCGTTGCTGTACAGCAGATCATCGCCATTGCCCGCGCTGTGGAGCTTTCCGGCAAGGTGCTGATCCTGGATGAGCCGACGGCAAGCCTAGACCGGTCCGAAGTGTTGAAGCTCTTCGAAATTGTCCGAGGCCTGAAGGCGAGGGGGCTTGCCATCGTCTTCATCACCCATTTTCTGGATCAGGTTTTCGAGCTATGCGACCACGCCACCGTATTGCGAAACGGAAAGCTGGTCGGCAGCAAACCGATCGACACCCTCAACCGGACGACGCTGGTCAGGATGATGCTGGGCAAGGACTTGTCCCTGCACCACGACGCCGTCGCCGGGATTGAGGCGGAGGTTGGCGAAAGCCTCATGCAATTTACCGGCTACGGGCTTGACGGAAAGGTGCAACCCTTCACGCTCACCATTCACAAGGGTGAGGTAATCGGCGTGGCCGGATTGCTCGGGTCCGGGCGCACGGAAATGGCTCGGCTGATGTTTGGCATCGACTCCGCTGACAAGGGTGAACTTACCTTGAATGGAGCGTCGTTTAAGATCCGCTCGCCGCGTCAGGCCATCGATCTGGGATTTGGTTTCTGCCCGGAGGATCGCAAGGCTGACGGTATTTTCGGGGATCTCTCGGTTCGGGAAAACATTATCATCGCCATGCAGGCCAAGCTCGGCTGGTTGCGCACATTGAGCTATGATGAGCAGATGGAAATCGCCGGGCAGTTCATCGAGGCGCTGGACATTCGCACCGCGTCTGCCGAATTGCCGATCAAGCTTCTGTCTGGCGGCAACCAACAAAAGGCTATTCTGGCCCGGTGGCTGGCAACCGATCCTCGCTTCCTGATCCTTGATGAGCCGACCCGCGGTATCGATGTCGGAGCCCATGCAGAAATCGTCCGAATGATCAGCCGCCTGCGCGAGGATGGCCTGGCGCTGATCGTCATTTCGTCAGAACTGGACGAAGTCGTGAGCTATTCATCACGGATCGTCGTCATGCGGGACCGGGCCATGGTGGCCGAACTGCACGGCGCTGATATTGCCCCTGACGTTATCGTTCAGACAATTGCCGCCCAATCTAACACGCCTGCCCAGTCCGAAGGCGCATTCTCATGA
- a CDS encoding ABC transporter permease, protein MKIRSMSSVLKPQFAALIAVLLLNWMVFPGFFDIAWRDGRLFGSLIDVLNRGAPVAILAIGMTAIIATRGVDLSVGAVMAVAGAVAATCAVAGQPLVVTLAAALAVALACGIWNGLLVAYLGIQPFVATLVLMVAGRGLAQLVTSGSIVTFSDPALIFVGTGSLLGFPMPVVIALVLMLSAHIFMRRTAIGLFIEAIGTNLSAANYTGLRSRALILGVYAFGGLCAGIAGTIAAADIRGADANNAGLWLELDAILAVVIGGTSLLGGRFSIPMSVLGAVIIQAMNTGILVSGLPPEFNLIVKASVIIIILILQSDRVSELVSFWKHRPAVLPKNTQTTIQAPEKTG, encoded by the coding sequence ATGAAAATTCGCTCCATGTCGTCCGTCTTGAAGCCGCAATTTGCAGCGCTTATCGCCGTCCTGCTGTTGAACTGGATGGTGTTTCCGGGTTTCTTCGATATCGCCTGGCGCGATGGTCGGTTGTTTGGCAGCCTGATCGATGTGCTCAATCGTGGCGCACCGGTTGCCATTCTCGCCATCGGCATGACAGCCATCATTGCAACACGCGGTGTCGATCTCTCCGTCGGCGCGGTCATGGCCGTGGCGGGTGCCGTTGCCGCGACTTGCGCCGTCGCAGGCCAGCCGCTGGTGGTGACCTTGGCCGCAGCGCTTGCCGTGGCGCTCGCCTGCGGCATCTGGAATGGCCTGCTGGTTGCCTATCTCGGCATTCAGCCTTTTGTGGCGACGCTGGTCCTGATGGTGGCGGGCAGGGGGCTGGCGCAATTGGTCACATCCGGCTCGATTGTCACTTTCAGCGATCCAGCTCTTATTTTCGTGGGAACAGGATCACTGCTTGGTTTCCCGATGCCGGTGGTGATTGCCCTGGTGCTGATGCTGTCAGCCCATATTTTCATGCGCCGCACCGCTATCGGATTGTTCATCGAGGCTATCGGCACCAATCTGTCGGCGGCAAATTATACTGGTCTTCGCAGTCGCGCGCTGATTCTTGGGGTTTATGCGTTTGGCGGCCTCTGCGCGGGCATCGCTGGCACCATCGCCGCTGCCGATATTCGCGGCGCCGATGCCAACAATGCCGGGCTGTGGCTAGAGTTGGATGCCATTCTTGCGGTCGTTATCGGCGGTACCTCGCTTCTGGGTGGCCGATTTTCCATTCCGATGTCGGTTCTGGGGGCGGTGATCATCCAGGCGATGAATACCGGCATTCTGGTGTCCGGCCTGCCGCCGGAATTCAATCTCATCGTCAAGGCCAGCGTGATCATTATCATCCTGATCCTGCAATCGGACCGCGTCAGCGAGTTGGTCAGTTTCTGGAAACACCGGCCCGCCGTCTTGCCCAAAAACACTCAGACTACAATCCAGGCCCCGGAGAAAACAGGATGA
- the araD gene encoding L-arabinonate dehydratase: MTSKKTPETLRSARWFAPDDLRSFGHRSRMMQLGYAEEDFRDKPVIGILDTWSELNTCHAHFKERVQDVKRGVTQAGGFPVQMPSLSVDESFTKPTSMLYRNMLAMETEEMIRSHPLDGVVLMGGCDKTTPGLVMGAISAGVPMIYLPAGPMLRGNYAGKILGSGSDAWKYWDERRAGHISDAEWLGIQGGIARSAGTCMTMGTAATMTAIADAMGLTLPGASSIPAVDANHQRMSASCGRRIVEMVWEDLTPDLIITDAACRNAAIVAMATGCSTNAVVHLIAMARRAGVDLTLDDLDALGRVTPLIANVRPSGKDYLMEDFFYAGGLRALMKQLEERLDLSAMTVTGKTMGENLEGAEVYNDDVIRPLSNPVYHQGSLAVLRGNLCPTGAVIKPAACDPKFHVHQGPALVFDSYPEMKKAIDDEHLDVTPDHVLVLRNAGPLGGPGFPEWGMLPIPKALIKQGHRDMLRISDARMSGTSYGACVLHVSPESYIGGPLALLRTGDIVRLDLPNRSLDMLVDDAELARRKAAWTAPEPHFQRGYGWMFSRHVTQADKGCDFDFLETSFGKSAGEPDIY, encoded by the coding sequence ATGACAAGCAAGAAAACCCCTGAAACGCTGCGCAGCGCCCGCTGGTTCGCCCCCGACGATCTGCGCAGTTTCGGTCACCGGTCCCGCATGATGCAACTCGGCTACGCGGAAGAGGATTTCCGCGACAAGCCGGTGATCGGCATCCTCGACACATGGTCCGAACTCAACACCTGTCACGCCCATTTCAAGGAGAGGGTGCAGGACGTGAAGCGCGGCGTCACCCAGGCCGGTGGCTTTCCGGTCCAGATGCCGTCGCTATCCGTTGATGAAAGCTTCACCAAGCCAACCTCCATGCTCTACCGCAACATGCTGGCGATGGAGACGGAGGAAATGATCCGCTCGCATCCCCTTGACGGCGTGGTGCTGATGGGCGGTTGCGACAAAACCACCCCCGGCCTGGTGATGGGCGCGATTTCGGCTGGCGTGCCGATGATTTACCTGCCAGCCGGCCCGATGCTGCGCGGCAATTATGCCGGCAAGATCCTGGGTTCCGGTTCGGATGCCTGGAAATATTGGGACGAGCGGCGCGCCGGACATATTTCCGACGCGGAATGGCTCGGCATTCAGGGCGGCATCGCCCGCTCCGCTGGCACCTGTATGACCATGGGCACAGCCGCGACCATGACGGCAATCGCCGATGCCATGGGCCTCACCCTGCCGGGCGCCTCCTCGATCCCCGCGGTCGATGCCAATCACCAGCGCATGTCGGCCTCCTGTGGCCGCCGCATCGTCGAGATGGTCTGGGAAGACCTGACACCGGACCTGATCATCACCGACGCCGCCTGCCGCAACGCCGCTATCGTCGCCATGGCCACCGGCTGTTCCACCAATGCCGTCGTTCACCTGATTGCCATGGCCCGCCGGGCCGGTGTCGATCTCACCCTCGACGACCTCGACGCGCTGGGCCGCGTCACACCTTTGATCGCCAATGTCCGCCCATCCGGCAAGGATTACCTGATGGAGGATTTCTTCTATGCGGGCGGCCTGCGCGCCTTGATGAAACAGCTCGAAGAGCGGCTTGACCTTTCAGCCATGACCGTTACCGGGAAAACAATGGGCGAAAATCTCGAGGGCGCAGAGGTTTATAACGACGACGTCATCCGGCCGCTGTCCAATCCGGTCTATCACCAAGGCTCGCTCGCCGTGTTGCGGGGCAATCTCTGCCCTACCGGCGCGGTCATCAAGCCGGCGGCTTGCGATCCGAAATTTCACGTCCACCAAGGCCCGGCATTGGTGTTCGACAGCTATCCCGAGATGAAGAAAGCCATCGACGACGAACATCTCGACGTGACCCCCGATCATGTTCTGGTGTTGCGCAATGCCGGGCCGCTGGGGGGGCCGGGCTTTCCTGAATGGGGCATGCTGCCGATCCCCAAGGCGCTGATCAAACAGGGCCACCGCGACATGCTGCGGATTTCGGATGCCCGGATGTCCGGCACATCCTACGGCGCCTGCGTGCTGCATGTCTCGCCCGAAAGCTATATCGGCGGGCCGCTAGCGTTGTTGCGGACCGGTGACATCGTCCGGCTGGATCTTCCCAATCGCAGTCTGGACATGCTGGTCGATGACGCGGAACTTGCCCGCCGCAAGGCCGCATGGACGGCGCCGGAACCGCATTTCCAACGCGGCTATGGCTGGATGTTCTCCCGGCATGTGACGCAGGCCGACAAGGGCTGCGATTTCGATTTTCTTGAAACCAGCTTCGGCAAATCAGCCGGTGAACCGGATATCTATTAG
- a CDS encoding ribonuclease activity regulator RraA — translation MTDYVLSDATRAKYKKISTASIATALFKRGLRNQFIQGVVPVAPKAVTMVGQAFTLRYIVAREDRNPITVFRDQKHPQRVAMEICPPGHVLVMDARKDARAATAGSILITRLALRGAAGVVSDGGFRDAEGIGALDMPAYYAKPSAPTNLTLHEAIDINVPISCGDVAVFPGDVLVGDRDGVMVIPAHLADELADECTDMESYEDFVLEQVKAGAVIIGLYPCTKDEHQQKYEAWRKEHGR, via the coding sequence ATGACAGACTATGTGCTGAGCGACGCGACCCGCGCCAAATACAAGAAGATCTCCACCGCATCGATTGCCACCGCGCTGTTCAAACGCGGCCTGCGCAACCAGTTCATTCAAGGCGTCGTGCCGGTGGCGCCAAAGGCCGTAACCATGGTCGGCCAGGCGTTTACACTGCGCTATATTGTGGCGCGCGAGGACCGCAATCCGATCACCGTGTTCCGAGACCAAAAGCATCCGCAGCGTGTCGCCATGGAAATCTGCCCTCCCGGCCATGTCCTGGTGATGGATGCGCGCAAGGACGCCCGTGCGGCCACCGCCGGCTCGATCCTGATCACCCGTCTGGCTCTACGTGGGGCAGCCGGCGTCGTTTCCGATGGCGGTTTTCGTGATGCGGAAGGGATTGGCGCTCTCGACATGCCCGCCTATTACGCAAAACCATCGGCACCGACCAATCTGACGCTGCATGAAGCCATCGATATCAACGTGCCGATCTCCTGTGGCGATGTCGCGGTATTTCCCGGCGATGTGCTTGTTGGCGACCGTGATGGCGTCATGGTCATTCCCGCCCATCTGGCGGACGAACTGGCCGACGAATGCACCGATATGGAAAGCTACGAGGATTTCGTCCTGGAACAGGTCAAGGCCGGAGCGGTGATTATCGGCCTTTATCCCTGCACGAAGGACGAACATCAGCAGAAATACGAGGCTTGGCGCAAGGAACATGGGCGCTGA
- a CDS encoding FadR/GntR family transcriptional regulator, whose product MIEPGSLLRSLSGRITARNFHSHVINEIGAGVISGRFAVGSILPNDAALMDEFSVSRTVLREALKTLEAKGLVEARPKVGTKVAKKSRWNLYDRQVLAWCLETQPDGEFLRGLGEVRRSLEPLAASDAASDHTGDQIRLMHYWLRQMELALDEPQSFSLADFELHRIIAEASSNPFLRALQGVIELSHALAYLPAVRDGKVCDLSSVLQSHRALVAAIERGLAEEAAAAMIGTIEQDRARMS is encoded by the coding sequence ATGATTGAACCAGGCAGCCTGCTTCGCTCCCTTTCCGGGCGGATCACGGCGCGCAATTTCCACTCTCACGTCATCAACGAAATCGGAGCGGGCGTCATCTCCGGCCGCTTCGCGGTCGGCTCCATCCTGCCCAACGATGCTGCTCTCATGGATGAATTCAGCGTTTCGCGTACCGTTTTGCGGGAGGCGTTGAAAACACTCGAAGCCAAGGGACTGGTGGAAGCCCGGCCCAAGGTCGGCACCAAGGTTGCCAAGAAAAGTCGCTGGAACCTCTATGATCGCCAAGTCTTGGCCTGGTGTCTCGAAACCCAGCCGGATGGTGAATTTTTGCGCGGGCTTGGTGAGGTACGGCGCTCTCTGGAACCGCTGGCGGCAAGTGATGCTGCCAGCGATCATACCGGCGACCAGATCCGCCTGATGCATTACTGGCTGCGGCAGATGGAGCTTGCCCTGGATGAGCCGCAAAGCTTCAGCCTGGCTGATTTCGAGCTCCACAGGATCATTGCCGAGGCATCCAGCAATCCGTTCCTGCGGGCCTTGCAGGGCGTGATCGAACTGTCGCATGCGCTCGCTTATTTGCCCGCCGTGCGCGACGGGAAAGTCTGCGATCTTAGCTCTGTGCTGCAAAGCCACCGGGCTCTCGTCGCCGCCATTGAGCGCGGCCTTGCCGAAGAGGCAGCAGCGGCGATGATCGGCACCATCGAGCAAGACCGCGCACGGATGTCGTAA